Proteins from one Arthrobacter sp. DNA4 genomic window:
- a CDS encoding NAD(P)H-quinone dehydrogenase codes for MTTHPDFSSPRIAILGGGPGGYEAAMVAASLGATVTVIERAGLGGSAVLTDVVPSKTLIATADLMTRVAEAGELGVKFDVDGGDFVPVMRADLKHINDRLLNLARNQSRDIRDGLEKQGVRIIEGSGRLLDSHRIEVLTVDGTETVEADTILLAVGAHPRELETARPDGERILNWTQIYNLDELPEELIVVGSGVTGAEFASAYNGLGSKVTLVSSRDRVLPGSDVDAAVVLEEVFERRGVRVLSRSRAQTVERTDDGVVVTLSDGTKVTGSHCLLCLGSIPNTAGIGLEEAGVAVSESGHIKVDGVSRTTAPNIYAAGDCTGVLPLASVAAMQGRIAVAHFMGDGVTPLKLHQVASNIFTSPEIANVGVSEAEIESGKYQADVIKLSLKSNARAKMRNAKDGFVKIFARKGSGTVIGGVVVGPNASELIFPISIAVKQKLHVDDVASTFTVYPSLTGSISEAARRLHVHM; via the coding sequence GTGACTACGCATCCAGATTTCAGTTCCCCGCGGATCGCAATCCTGGGAGGTGGTCCCGGCGGATACGAAGCTGCCATGGTGGCCGCCTCACTGGGGGCGACCGTCACCGTCATCGAACGTGCCGGGCTCGGTGGATCCGCGGTGCTGACCGACGTAGTCCCCTCCAAGACCCTCATTGCCACGGCCGACCTCATGACCCGCGTCGCAGAGGCCGGCGAGCTGGGAGTGAAGTTCGACGTCGACGGCGGCGACTTCGTCCCGGTCATGCGCGCCGACCTCAAGCACATCAACGACCGCCTCCTTAACCTGGCCCGCAACCAGTCCCGGGACATCCGAGACGGCCTGGAGAAACAGGGCGTGCGCATCATCGAAGGCTCCGGCCGTCTCCTGGACAGCCACCGGATCGAGGTCCTGACCGTCGACGGCACCGAAACCGTCGAAGCCGACACCATCCTGCTGGCGGTGGGCGCGCACCCCCGCGAGCTGGAAACGGCCCGCCCGGACGGCGAACGGATCCTGAACTGGACGCAGATCTACAACCTCGACGAGCTGCCCGAGGAGCTCATTGTGGTGGGGTCCGGCGTCACCGGCGCCGAATTCGCGTCCGCCTACAACGGCCTGGGTTCCAAGGTCACCCTGGTCTCCAGCCGTGACCGCGTGCTGCCGGGGTCAGACGTTGACGCCGCAGTGGTCCTGGAGGAAGTCTTTGAACGCCGCGGTGTGCGGGTCTTGTCCCGCTCCCGTGCCCAGACCGTGGAACGCACGGACGACGGCGTGGTGGTCACCCTCTCCGACGGCACCAAGGTGACGGGCAGCCACTGCCTCCTGTGCCTTGGCTCCATCCCCAACACGGCGGGGATTGGCCTTGAGGAGGCAGGCGTGGCCGTGAGCGAAAGCGGCCACATCAAGGTCGACGGCGTCTCCCGGACCACGGCTCCTAACATTTACGCCGCCGGTGACTGCACCGGCGTCCTGCCGCTGGCCTCGGTGGCCGCCATGCAGGGCCGGATCGCGGTGGCGCACTTCATGGGCGACGGCGTCACCCCGCTCAAGCTCCACCAGGTGGCCTCCAACATCTTCACCTCACCGGAAATCGCGAATGTGGGTGTCTCAGAGGCCGAGATCGAGTCCGGCAAGTACCAGGCCGACGTCATCAAGCTCTCCCTGAAAAGCAACGCCCGCGCCAAGATGCGCAACGCCAAGGATGGGTTCGTGAAGATCTTCGCCCGGAAGGGCTCCGGCACGGTGATCGGCGGCGTGGTGGTCGGGCCCAACGCCTCCGAGCTGATCTTCCCCATTTCCATCGCGGTCAAGCAGAAGCTGCACGTGGACGACGTCGCCAGCACCTTCACCGTGTACCCGTCGCTCACCGGATCCATCTCCGAGGCAGCCCGCCGCCTGCACGTCCACATGTAA
- a CDS encoding prolipoprotein diacylglyceryl transferase encodes MIGLPLAGNALVHAGMVGLGIGAALLFYAYEKRRRGLTDPRLWPIAGFAVAFGGIGSRVLTWDVSRQVSLADWWGNGDRSILAGLVGAWFGVHLGKRLTGYRESTGDLLAPAVALALVIGRVGCLLTELPGTPTGGSWGIILTPAQAALAGAPAGVALHPSFAYEIAFHLAAFALIWRYRDAMPHPGDLFICFVSAYAVFRFFVEFVRGNEVLWLGLSRPQLFLLAVLPLLAWRVRRVFRKPVRPALEGTVA; translated from the coding sequence ATGATTGGGCTTCCCCTTGCGGGAAACGCGCTGGTGCATGCCGGCATGGTGGGGCTGGGCATCGGTGCAGCCCTCTTGTTCTACGCCTATGAGAAGCGCCGCCGTGGCCTCACCGACCCCCGCTTGTGGCCCATCGCCGGTTTCGCCGTGGCGTTTGGGGGCATCGGCTCCCGCGTGCTCACCTGGGACGTGTCCCGGCAGGTGTCCCTGGCGGACTGGTGGGGCAACGGTGACCGGAGCATCCTCGCCGGCTTGGTGGGGGCGTGGTTCGGCGTCCACCTTGGCAAACGGCTGACAGGTTACAGGGAGTCCACGGGAGACCTGCTGGCGCCTGCGGTGGCCCTGGCCTTGGTTATCGGCCGGGTGGGCTGCCTCCTCACCGAGCTCCCGGGCACCCCCACCGGCGGATCCTGGGGCATCATCCTCACCCCTGCCCAGGCTGCGCTGGCCGGTGCCCCGGCGGGAGTGGCCCTCCATCCGTCCTTCGCCTACGAGATCGCCTTCCACCTGGCCGCCTTCGCCCTGATATGGCGTTACCGGGACGCCATGCCCCATCCCGGTGACCTCTTCATCTGTTTCGTCAGCGCCTACGCCGTCTTCAGGTTCTTCGTCGAGTTCGTCCGGGGAAACGAGGTCCTCTGGCTTGGTTTGAGCCGCCCCCAACTGTTCCTGCTGGCGGTCCTGCCTTTACTGGCCTGGCGCGTCCGGCGGGTGTTCAGGAAGCCCGTCCGCCCTGCACTGGAAGGGACCGTGGCATGA
- a CDS encoding radical SAM protein, producing the protein MRSRELPGPGQPLRGDRIHRYVTAFCPRCHETNPPLSEVRRLSGALLIHGGRVWLERGCPDHGLVRTLYDESPEILRYLEKWQAPTKQHVPDRAGNFRPIPEAYAYGLPAMQTQHTCILLQDIIEHCNLKCPTCFTASGPQLQGVAPLEEVLANIDTRLARENNRLDVLMLSGGEPTLYPYLAELLDELVARPIVRIMVNSNGMLMATDDELLALLARHRDRVEVYLQYDGSSREASIHHRGGDLTRYKDAAISRLSAAGIFTTLTMTASLGVNDSEIGDVVMRALETPYVGGVALQPVFGSGRGHGIDPLDRLTHTGVLDRLESQTGGVVSWHDLTALPCSHPHCASVGYMLKDDAGTWRSLAALVGHDQLLSWLELNPDSIANRIADSAIPLELRNLMKTSLLDLLSEQSSLSHPRTMDLWKNICTQCDLGIGTLTTLAAGKLPGQQQRLRRFLAERVTRIMVKPFMDMSTMIEERLTQCCVHVGTKGDDGEHQCAPFCAVQAWPSLARQRMSTVTGARLLPVRQV; encoded by the coding sequence ATGAGGTCTCGAGAGTTGCCAGGGCCCGGCCAGCCGCTGCGGGGTGACCGGATCCACCGCTACGTCACGGCGTTCTGCCCCCGTTGCCATGAAACCAACCCTCCACTCAGCGAGGTCCGGCGGCTGTCCGGGGCGCTGCTGATCCACGGCGGGCGGGTGTGGCTTGAACGAGGTTGCCCGGACCACGGTTTGGTCCGCACGCTCTACGACGAGTCCCCGGAGATCCTTCGCTACCTGGAGAAATGGCAGGCGCCCACCAAGCAGCACGTTCCTGACCGGGCAGGCAATTTCCGTCCCATCCCCGAGGCGTATGCCTACGGGCTTCCCGCCATGCAGACCCAGCACACCTGCATCCTGCTCCAGGACATCATCGAGCACTGCAACCTGAAGTGCCCCACCTGTTTCACCGCCTCCGGACCGCAACTGCAGGGCGTGGCTCCGCTTGAGGAGGTGCTGGCCAATATTGATACCCGCCTGGCACGCGAGAACAACCGCCTCGATGTGCTGATGTTGTCCGGCGGTGAACCAACGCTGTACCCGTACCTGGCGGAGCTGCTGGACGAACTCGTGGCCCGGCCGATCGTGCGGATCATGGTGAACAGCAACGGCATGCTGATGGCCACTGACGACGAACTGCTTGCCCTGTTGGCGCGGCACCGTGACCGCGTGGAGGTGTACCTCCAATACGATGGCTCTTCCAGGGAGGCATCAATCCACCACCGGGGCGGCGACCTGACCCGCTACAAGGATGCGGCCATCTCCCGCCTGTCCGCGGCCGGGATATTCACAACCCTGACCATGACGGCATCCCTGGGCGTCAACGACAGTGAGATCGGTGACGTGGTGATGCGCGCCCTGGAGACCCCGTACGTGGGCGGCGTGGCGCTGCAGCCCGTGTTTGGATCCGGGCGCGGGCACGGCATCGACCCCCTGGACCGGCTCACGCATACCGGCGTCCTGGACAGGCTCGAGTCACAAACCGGTGGTGTGGTCTCCTGGCACGACCTCACGGCACTGCCGTGCTCCCATCCGCACTGCGCATCGGTGGGCTACATGCTCAAGGACGACGCCGGCACCTGGCGTTCACTGGCGGCGCTCGTAGGCCACGACCAATTGCTGTCGTGGCTCGAACTCAATCCTGACAGCATCGCCAACCGGATTGCTGACAGCGCCATCCCGCTGGAACTGCGGAACCTGATGAAGACCTCTCTGCTGGACCTGCTGAGTGAGCAGTCGTCCCTGTCGCACCCACGGACCATGGATCTTTGGAAGAACATCTGCACGCAGTGCGATCTTGGCATCGGAACGCTGACCACTTTGGCGGCAGGCAAGCTTCCGGGCCAGCAGCAGCGCCTGCGCCGGTTCCTGGCCGAGCGGGTCACCCGGATCATGGTCAAGCCCTTCATGGACATGTCCACCATGATCGAGGAACGGCTCACCCAATGCTGCGTCCACGTCGGAACCAAGGGCGACGACGGGGAGCACCAGTGCGCGCCCTTCTGCGCTGTTCAGGCATGGCCTTCCCTTGCCCGGCAGCGGATGAGCACGGTGACCGGCGCACGGCTGCTTCCGGTGCGCCAGGTTTAG
- a CDS encoding aldehyde dehydrogenase family protein: MKRYRLLKRAHLELGGNNALIVLPGADLAKAASAAAFGSFMHQGQICMAAGRHIVHEDIYDDYVAALSEKAAHLPVGDPKSGTVALGPVIDERQLQRVDGIVQDAVQAGARLAAGGTHDGRFYKPAVLVDLDTDSPAWKDEIFGPVAPVMKFSTVDEAVALANDNEYGLSIGILGDVGLAMTIADRLDSGKVHINEQTVSDEANSPFGGTKNSGNGSRIGGHHANMESFTEIQWLTMRPDIAPYPF; this comes from the coding sequence GTGAAACGGTACCGCCTGCTCAAGCGTGCCCACCTTGAACTCGGCGGCAACAATGCGCTCATCGTGCTCCCCGGCGCCGACCTGGCCAAGGCGGCCTCCGCGGCGGCGTTCGGCTCGTTCATGCACCAGGGCCAGATCTGCATGGCTGCCGGACGCCACATCGTGCATGAGGACATCTACGACGACTACGTTGCCGCCCTGTCGGAGAAGGCGGCCCACCTGCCCGTGGGAGATCCGAAGAGCGGCACCGTGGCGCTGGGGCCGGTCATTGATGAGCGCCAGCTGCAGCGGGTGGACGGGATCGTCCAGGACGCGGTCCAGGCGGGCGCCCGGCTCGCCGCCGGGGGAACCCACGATGGCCGGTTCTACAAGCCCGCCGTGCTGGTAGACCTGGACACTGACAGTCCTGCCTGGAAGGACGAAATCTTCGGCCCCGTGGCCCCGGTGATGAAGTTCTCCACCGTGGATGAGGCTGTGGCGCTGGCCAACGACAATGAGTACGGCCTGTCCATCGGGATCCTGGGCGACGTCGGACTGGCCATGACCATCGCCGACCGGCTGGACTCCGGGAAGGTCCACATCAACGAACAGACGGTCTCCGATGAGGCGAACTCCCCGTTTGGCGGAACGAAGAACTCAGGCAACGGCTCGCGGATCGGCGGCCACCACGCCAACATGGAATCGTTCACCGAGATCCAGTGGCTCACCATGCGACCGGACATCGCCCCGTACCCGTTCTAG
- a CDS encoding aldehyde dehydrogenase family protein, which produces MSLLDSALWEGKIYLNGWRAGGGGTAPSMEPATGGQLGSYGVASVADVREAATAAAKAQKEWAARNPEDRAAVLRRAGQLWEEHAAEVQDWIVRESGGIPPKAGLETHIAANECYDASALPSLPAGDVLTSNENRWSFARRRPVGVVSVIAPFNFPLILSIRAVAPALALGNAVLLKPDPRTAVCGGVTVMRIFEEAGLPPGLLSLLPGGADIGAAVVEAPEVRVIAFTGSTAVPEDR; this is translated from the coding sequence ATGTCCCTGCTCGACTCCGCCCTCTGGGAAGGCAAAATCTACCTCAACGGCTGGCGGGCGGGCGGCGGTGGGACCGCCCCCAGCATGGAACCGGCTACCGGTGGGCAGCTGGGGAGCTATGGCGTGGCTTCCGTGGCGGACGTCCGCGAAGCCGCAACCGCCGCCGCGAAGGCGCAAAAGGAATGGGCTGCCCGCAACCCCGAGGACCGGGCAGCGGTACTGCGCCGCGCCGGACAGCTCTGGGAGGAGCACGCTGCCGAGGTCCAGGACTGGATTGTGCGCGAATCAGGCGGCATTCCGCCCAAGGCAGGGCTGGAGACGCATATCGCAGCCAACGAATGCTACGACGCGTCGGCGCTGCCCTCGCTCCCTGCCGGTGACGTGCTGACGTCCAATGAAAACCGCTGGTCCTTTGCCCGGCGCCGTCCGGTGGGTGTTGTCTCTGTCATCGCGCCGTTCAACTTCCCGCTGATCCTCTCCATCCGCGCCGTGGCCCCTGCCCTGGCATTGGGTAACGCCGTGCTGCTCAAGCCGGACCCGCGGACCGCGGTCTGCGGCGGCGTGACCGTGATGCGCATCTTCGAGGAGGCCGGGCTTCCGCCGGGCCTGCTCTCCCTGCTGCCCGGCGGCGCCGACATCGGAGCCGCCGTCGTCGAAGCCCCCGAGGTCCGCGTGATCGCTTTCACGGGATCGACGGCGGTACCGGAAGATCGGTGA